A window of Fragaria vesca subsp. vesca linkage group LG7, FraVesHawaii_1.0, whole genome shotgun sequence contains these coding sequences:
- the LOC101297972 gene encoding phosphoribosylamine--glycine ligase, chloroplastic-like, producing MGCATLNLVGAATLPKLNSYTRSGISSPKPFISFAQPNGSRHLNSGGVYSPLTCCAYKLRSCVSLCARTSNAAPEEERVTVLVVGGGGREHALCYALKRSPTCDAVFCAPGNVGISSSGVATCISDLDVFDSSAVISFCRKWGVGLVVVGPEAPLVAGLVNDLLKAGIYAFGPSSEAAALEGSKNFMKSLCDKYGIPTAKYRTFTDPSAAKQYIKEQGVPIVVKADGLAAGKGVIVAMTLDEALEAVDSMLVNDAFGSAGCRVVIEEYLEGEEVSFFALVDGENAIPLESAQDHKRVGDGDTGPNTGGMGAYSPAPILTKELQDVVMKSIIFPTVKGMSAEGCKFVGVLYAGLMIEKKSGLPKLIEYNVRFGDPECQVLMVRLESDLAQVLLAACKGQLSEVSLEWSAGSAMVVVMASKGYPGPYEKGSVIANLDEAENVAPSVVVFHAGTALDSDGNLIAAGGRVLGVTAKGRDLREAHERAYQGVEQINWPGGFYRRDIGWRALALLKDSFVTSG from the coding sequence ATGGGTTGTGCTACATTGAACCTGGTTGGAGCTGCTACTCTGCCGAAACTCAACAGCTACACTCGCAGCGGCATTAGCTCCCCAAAGCCTTTCATATCCTTTGCCCAACCTAATGGCTCTCGCCATCTCAACAGCGGTGGAGTGTATAGCCCTCTCACGTGCTGTGCGTACAAATTGCGGTCGTGTGTTTCCTTATGTGCAAGAACTAGTAATGCTGCTCCGGAAGAGGAGAGGGTGACTGTTTTGGTTGTTGGTGGAGGGGGGAGGGAACATGCTCTTTGCTATGCGTTGAAGCGTTCCCCTACTTGTGATGCAGTTTTTTGTGCTCCTGGCAACGTTGGGATTTCCAGCTCCGGGGTTGCCACTTGTATTTCTGACCTTGACGTATTTGATAGCTCAGCTGTGATTTCCTTCTGCCGGAAATGGGGTGTGGGGCTTGTTGTTGTGGGACCAGAGGCCCCTCTTGTTGCAGGTCTTGTGAATGATCTGCTTAAGGCTGGAATTTATGCTTTTGGCCCGTCCTCTGAGGCTGCTGCTTTGGAAGGATCCAAGAATTTTATGAAAAGTTTGTGTGACAAGTATGGAATACCTACTGCTAAGTATCGAACATTTACAGACCCATCTGCTGCAAAGCAATACATAAAAGAGCAAGGGGTACCTATTGTTGTTAAAGCAGATGGATTGGCTGCTGGAAAAGGAGTTATTGTTGCAATGACTTTGGATGAGGCTCTTGAAGCTGTTGATTCAATGCTTGTAAATGATGCCTTTGGTTCTGCAGGTTGTCGTGTAGTTATTGAGGAATATTTGGAAGGGGAAGAAGTGTCTTTCTTTGCGCTAGTCGATGGAGAGAATGCTATACCTCTGGAATCTGCCCAGGACCATAAACGGGTTGGGGATGGTGATACAGGACCTAATACTGGTGGAATGGGTGCATACTCACCCGCCCCCATCCTGACAAAAGAACTTCAAGATGTAGTCATGAAATCCATCATTTTCCCTACAGTGAAAGGAATGTCAGCAGAGGGCTGCAAGTTTGTTGGGGTTCTATATGCTGGGCTCATGATTGAGAAGAAGTCTGGATTACCTAAGCTAATTGAGTACAACGTCCGCTTTGGTGATCCAGAGTGTCAGGTTTTGATGGTTAGGTTGGAGTCTGATCTGGCACAAGTTCTACTTGCTGCTTGTAAAGGACAGTTAAGTGAAGTATCTTTGGAGTGGTCGGCGGGGTCAGCAATGGTTGTTGTAATGGCTAGTAAAGGGTATCCGGGGCCATACGAGAAGGGAAGCGTGATTGCGAACCTTGATGAAGCAGAGAATGTTGCTCCATCTGTTGTTGTATTTCATGCTGGAACTGCATTAGATTCAGATGGGAACTTGATTGCTGCTGGGGGGCGTGTTCTTGGGGTGACTGCCAAGGGAAGAGATCTTAGAGAGGCACATGAAAGGGCTTATC